TCcttataaattacaaaaaccTTGCATTTTGACCCATTtctaaattagtttttaaataatgtcttttttgaaataaatgttttttaaattagtataCTTAACAGGTGTGTGAATAAACAGTATTATTTGTAATCATTTGCACATAATAATGTGTCTTAATAAATGTTGATCCATAATaaatacagttttattttatttatcatcaaaATGTATTTTGGCACTTAGCCCAAATGTTGATTCCATGCCTCAATTGTAggtaaagtagataaaatattgagtttgaattgccttacttttttggtggtgactggcctatactttataacttttgttatattttgttgagagctgggaacagatatcatttgtccacagtggtcggatctaagagtggtgataatggattttttaacaattttacaatcaccaaaaatgttatcaatacaagtagctgaagttgaagttacacgtgtgggctcaacaaaaatgttttctaaattaaaacttttaaataagttaagtaatctgtctgtaaaggaggtgtgaagtaaaatatcaatattaaagtctccacaaatcaatattttttttgatgacctacatatccgcctcagtgcctcctccatgacgtcctcaaacagagaaaagtcacccgaaggaggtcggtatgcgcaaactataatatatcgctccagctcaacacaggacagctcaatagtgcgttcaaccgaaagattaagaatgtcttttcgttccttgtaattaatgttgttgcgggttattatcatagatcctccgcgaatagccttctttcttgtgaacgcacttgacaatgaataatttccaagattgacaattaattgataactattgagccaatgctcagtaaggcatagaatatcgatatctaatttttttataaaaagttcaatttcatattcttttccagacaagccctgtatattttggtgtacaagattaatcATACATTGCTTGTCTGTTGTGTTACTActtgatttaaaaattttaccatccttgccggtgaggctctgtatgttttgatgtacagtattcattttacagagctcctccgttgtcttactatctagtttaaacaagcaatagggttcctaatagtacataaaccattgcttgagtcaataattgaaatattagtactggaagtactcgagtcaatacagaaaaaattagtACTAGACGTACGGTTTGTAAAAGAGTCAAGAGACTTTgttacaacacttgtaactgaatcatttaaattatatgcTAATAGTGAAGCAATATGCATCTTGCATCTCTTTGGAAGATGCATACTGTCACCGGTCAATCTAAACTTATTAGTAAAACTATTAATATCAAAGTAAGAAATagcttcgctataatattttgtcagattatacattttcaaatttaatgtatgtatattctcattttgttgtttattaaatgtACCAGAATAAGGAAAGGCACACAAGACAAATTTACATTTGGTTTTCTCatgtaaaattagtaatttttgaATGCATTTTACAATCTGTTGTTTTTTGACTTGCAAACTGTCCCCAAACAACAATATGACATTTGTATTGCTATCCaatgatttttcatttaaattattaattaaatggtAAAAAGTAGCACCAGGGGAACATCTATTAATCACTGAATGCTTTAAGTAATAGCTCATCATGGAGCCGAGCCCTCTACCTAAGCTGTCAGAAATAATTACAGTTTGTTTTATTGGCTTAGTTGAGGGATTCATATTGTCTGATGAAGGAACCCTAACATCTATGCTACACTGCCCTGGGCAAGTATCTGCTTTCACAGGGAGCACTGTAGGGCTATTTTGGCaaattataggtacatttgGAGAACAATCATACCTATTTGTTAATGACTCAAAACGAGCCATGTTATAGTTACTTAATGTTAACAATTGGTCCGCTGCCAGTATTTGCTCATGGACCTGTTTTTGTGACAGCTCGTATAGGTCGGTAACTTTATGAAGAGACTGagtcaatttggaaatttcaTCATTTAGGGTTTGAACATCCACATCATATTTATTCTGCAGTTCTGTTAAGGATATGCAACAAGCATCAAGCTTATTTACTAATTGGGAACGTTCCTTTTgtaatgatgaaatatttcttgtatagGTTTTATGACATTTTGTCAATCTTTGTGTTTTCCTGATAATTTTGTTaagtttaatgtatttttttattttattatggctATTTAAGTTTACTAAGTTATCTTCCCGTAGTGGATTAGTATCACTAGCACAAGGACTGTCACATGTCAGATCGATGGTCACTACTGGCGCTATTGAGGATGAAGTGAGCAGTTCGTCATATAAATTATTTGTGTCCTTTGCTTCATAACTTTGCAATTGAGACTGAAGGTCATCAATTGTTTTCTGAGCCCTACTCAATTCATTCTCTAACATAGAAATCTTGCTAAGAGCCTCATCGTATGTTTGGATGCACTGATTGAATGAGCCAACTGCATCCTGGAGTTGGTCCCGTTCCTCGAGTACCAGAGTATGAACTTTGTTCAAGTCAGCTAGTTCAGCCTTCAATTGAGTGTTCTTGGCAATAATGGCTCTTAACTCAACTTCACTGTCCTCTTGTTCCTTCAACAACTGTTCATTTAGCTGTTTCAGCAACTTCAGTTCCCGGAGGGCAGTTCTTAGTTTCTCTTGCTCCTCCATTACTGCTGCCCTCCTGGTTGTGGGTGCCATTGTGTAtataaaatcctgaaacacaccAAATAATATATGTGAGTGAaggaaaatagaaataaaagtttacaggatatGGAGACAGAATGGTCTTAGaaaacagagaaaaaaggaCAAAGATTCACAGACTTAGAGagataaaatttatataaataatttggtaTGTCTACACCTACACTAACTGCACCAAAAGATTATATCATAATATGGTGTGCactttgtacctatttacttttaaaattattatttagcgaTAGACTTAGTATATATTATGTGTTGTGTAATGTTAGTATTTTGTCTGAGGCAGTATTCGTTATTCTCCAACTATACTTCCACTGTTTGTCAAGTAAGTGGAGAAAGGTTTTTGCCTATTGTGAGGATGGACGTGACTCGATGTTATCGAGAAAATGAAGAGTTGTGAGTATGTATTGTGTAATGTTAGTGTTGTCTGAGGCAGCATTCGTTATTCTCCAACTATACTTCCACTATTTGTCAAGTAAGTGGAGAAAGGTTTTTGCCTATTGTGAGGATGGACGTGACTCGATGTTATCGAGAAAATGAAGAGTTGTGAGTATGTATTGTGTAATGTTAGTGTTGTCTGAGGCAGCATTCGTTATTCTCCAACTATACTTCCACTATTTGTCAAGTAAGTGGAGAAAGGTTTTTGCCTAATGTGAGGAGGGGCGTGGCTCGATGTTGTCGAGAAAATGAGAGTTGTGAGTGTAGTACCTAACCTAATTATGTAAAACAACattcaaatacataaaatataagattaaattaggtactaaaagcAATACTCCCCCGGTTAAAGCAGTTAATTTTCAAACACCGGCAGCCGCCCTCTGTACTCCATCGGCTAGTAATGTATAAAGTGGTTGGCATTTACCAGTTCAGTACGATGGGAGCGTGATGGGAACCAGCTGGAATGGGAGGGCAGTGGAAGCGGCGAAGGTGCTCTCAGGATAGCTCGCGTGGAAGCTGCCAGTGCTGGTGCTTATACGTGCAGCGCAATCGGCCCTCATGGGGAGATCGCGAGGAGGGAACTGCAGCTCATAGTTAGCAGTGAGTACAATATTGATTATTACATTTGTGAAATTACATAGGGTTTCAACTGATGAAGAAGACGTGTTTTATCAATGATTGTGTAACGGGGTATCAGAGGAGAAAAAACATTGATGGATAAATGATGGGAAAGTTATaatttaaagaattaaaaacACTACTGCCTGCCAAAAAGTCGAACTGAATAGCAAAAACTTACACATTTGAAAATTTTGCCAACCAGCCccaatattgaatttttttcaaaaaaaatattgttagtgTCACTTGGTTTGATGCAAGGATTCTAACGACATCCCATACTTgcaaatctgttcaggtattCAGAGCTATGGTAGattaaagaaactcacatacatgaaccctgaaaacataacactccttttttgggcagtcttgTAAAGATGTATCGTTGATCACGCGATGGTATACCTAACGCTGAAGGTGATCTGAGTTCGAggctataatattttactgcATGTACCTGCCATTTATCGGCGACATACTTACAGGAAACTGTTGTGTCTGATATCACCATAGAACAAATGAATACTAAGCTGATTGCCAATTCCGTGAATATCCTcatatattttagtaaaattatacTTTAGTGCCTAAGTACagataaattgaaaaattgctCTCGTCTTGCGGCTCAAGATTTGATATAGAAAAGTTAGGTAAGTTAGATTTGACGTATTCCCAGATCCTCCGGAAATTGAGCCGTTTTCGTTCTCGGCGAACTTGCAAGAAGGCAAACGGGCGCAAGTCAGCTGTAGCGTCGCATCCGGGGACATGCCTGTTCGCTTCGCATGGCTCAAGGACAACGCTCCGATACCCGCCGACCTTCAGGTGAGATCACTGGCATAATTCTACTCCAAATCATCTCTAGAAGAAACAGACACTTTAGGTCACAGATCtgcttaaacttttaaaaggaaAACTATCGTAAGATTTAAAAGTCAACAAGACGTTATAGTCGACCAACGAGTAacatatattttcattgaaaattaCTTAAAGTCGTTAGTTGTGTATAACAGCTAGTTAAGACGGGCAACTACGGAACCTACACTGCACGAGGCCCGACAGGCACTAAgccacggacggacggacagtcagATGGACATGGCGAAACTATTAGGGTTCCTTGTTTACTATGGAACCCCAAAAAATTCTGCGTAAACATAAAAAATCAAGCTAACCTGGAACGAAAATCTTTTGaagcataataataatagtaaattgaacAACTGGTTCCGACATCAATGGTTTGAACGCATTTCTCATAGTTTCAAACGCTGTTCAAACTTTTACAGCAGAACTTAGAAGGTCTGTCTGAGTTAGCCAATTAAGCAGATTAAGTATCGCATTAAGACTTTAGCCACCACTCAATAGGTAGAAGAGCGGGGTGCGGAATTTTTCAGCAACCTCGTTTTCAAAGAGGTGTCCGCCCGCCACAGCGGCCTTTACACCTGCGTGGCGTCCAACAACGCCGCCAAAGTTAACTATACCGCCGAACTGGTTGTGAAAGGTAACCCCGGCAACCACTACAGCACCATTCAGCAACCTAGACGCACGCTTGCACCGCACAACGTGGCACGAAGCGATGGTTTCATTTGTTCTAGAAGGTTCTCGAGTACACCACCACCCCATTTTGCACCATCCACTGCTTTTATTTTATGCACAATTAATGTACAATGTTTTTACAACAATTTATGACCAAATGTGTATACTATCTTCTTTCTTTTAAAAACAATCTTGTGTGAGTTTTTTGATGAACGCGAAATCCATGTAAAAtgctttatacttacttataaaaagATACTACTATGAGATTCAACTGCAAGGACATTTAAACTGATTcagttaaattttgtaatgcttTCCATTTTTGTCAAGAACATAATGCAGTTGCCAGAAAGTAATAGCACTACAAACCTTAAATCATTTAACTGACCGGGCTTTAGTGACTTAAACCAATAAAATTGTATCTTTTATCCAAAGTTTGGGATGttctgtttattttaatttgaaattcacAAGGATTGTTTTATACAAAGTTTAGTGTTCTTTGACGAAAATCAATCAAAAGTTATAAAAGTAATCGAACTTTTGAAAGGGAATACAAAAGTGAAAGGGTAATTACAACATTTTAAAGCTCTTTAAATTCGTTCCGTGTAAACGGTTCAGCGATGGTCCATTGGTTTACATCGAATCCTAATTGACCTTCCTAAATAAACATCAACCCTTCGTTATTTCAAATGTTATTCCGTTTTTTGTTCTGCTATACAAAACTGGATTATAGATGGCTTAAAGGAACGGGTAATTTCACTAcagcaatttatttttatttactgtttACTTAAgtagttgtttaaataaaatgtaagctGATACCAAATGTACTTATACCTAATTAAGGATGTATGTAACTTAGAAGATCTATGtttaaaatagaaattaaaaaacagagatttatattttaaaaaatattcctGCAAGAAGCAATGGACTGATGAATAAAAACTAGGAATCGTAATTATGAATTCTTACATTAGGAAGGTGTCTACTTAATTCCAATAAGTAATTTTGCGTAACCCATACTTTTCCCATGACAGTCATCTATTTCTTTATCCGTTAATATTTGAATGCTGCTGGAGGaaagtaagtatgtacctaccctaGGAATAGAATTAATGGTCATTTTAGGAAGAGCTCATGACATCATATTgacttcatcatcatgataTCATGAATATTGACTTCATAAAGACATCTAATAGGGGATTAATAGTTATTTATCCGATATTTAGTTCGTATGATCAATATTCCTTCTTCATTTCATGCATTTCATGCTGCAGTATCCCCAAAGTGGCTGCAAGAGCCCTCGGACGCTGCGGTGCTGGCAGGCGAACCGCTTGCGTTGCATTGTCATACCACCGGTTCGCCCACACCTCATACGACCTGGATGAAGCAAAGAGGTAGGTAGCTAATAGCAGATCGGTACTAATTTCTAGCAAACTGGTTGCCACCCGTTCATTAGCTCGAtcccgtaaaacctgcatcaaccattactacaatcgcaattgttgttattggctaaaatgctattcttgttgcaattaTGCATTaaagccaatagtgagcgagcgtcaaccaatcagaggtgattgcgatcgtgacattgtagctgtcattctaccgcaatcgaatAGCAGGTCAATTCATGGTAATTATCGCAACTACGATCACTTTTGTGAGTGAAACCCTTTTTAGGGTGGAATTTACTGCTGGATTGACCTCTAATTCTGAGAAAAACCCCGTGCTCAATAAGCCGGCGTTGGATTGAAGAGGATTTTAATACTGCTGGCTACAATGAAAGTTTCGGCACAGAGTCACTGGAAAGACGGCAAACGCAAGCGTCaatctataattattatgattggtGATATTGCTATTGATATTGATATCGCAGCAAACTTCAAACGGCAAGCGGTgcacttgcgccgcttgccgtttgaagtctcgataagagaggcatacttatgcctctcttatcgagagttacatttttgttccgtttgccgcggagaccctggggccatggagtcttagagtgctaaaaaaaattacaacgcaacggatcagccgggctgtccagcgcggaaatgcgccagtattcttggcaccattccacgcgagtATGGTTTGTATAGGAATAAGATAAGGCTAgccttaagttttattgtaatatttttaacttaatttaaatatgtgtatttaaattaagtCACTCTTCACAAGTGTAAGCAATTTAATCTAGCCAACTACAAGATATTTTATGAGCAAGGCATTAAAACACCCATTGAACATTAAACAAACTTTATTCGTAATTCAAAACCCGCTATGTTGTTCCAGCTGGATCTGCATCAGACTTCGTTCCTCTAGTCAATCTGGGAGGAAGATTCCAGTTCCTCTCAAATGGAACTCTCTGGATTGAGGCGGCACTCCCTTATGACGAGGGCTACTACATGTGCAAAGCTGAAAATGGAGTTGGCACACCACtctctaagacaatttttgtagCAATTAATGGTAAGTGCGACGCACTGAGCGAGAGAGAGTAGGTACAGCTTCACTTCTGTCGGATATCCAATAACACCTCACTGATTTTAATGCTTATTCAGCCAAGTGGACTAACTAACTTTTCATAATGAATCAATGCGGTGTTATTTGCAGAACCAGCACGATTTGAAGTGACTTCTCACAATGTATCCGCGAGGCGCGAGGCAGGCGCTACGTTGGCTTGCGAGGCGCGAGGCGACGCGCCTCTGCGCCTCTCCTGGTCGCGGGATAACGCTCCAGTCGACCTCTCTACCTATAGGTATGTTTGTAGCTGAGTAcgttatcatcaacccatcactgttcactactgaacacggatctCTTCCCAAAATGGGAAGAGTTTGGCGAAAGTCTACCACACAGGCCagttgcggattggcagatatTTGAAACAATATGTTTTATGTGTAGGTATACGACCTTACGAGTTTTTCTTGACACTATCCTTAATGTGCTGACTTATTAATTGGATAGCGTTCTGCATCAGTCGTCAAGCGCCAAATTgacttttttcacttttttgcATAATTTATTATGCCTACTAATATAAATGGACCTATTAATATCATACCCTTGGAGCCTTTAGCATACCTAGGTTATTTGACTAAACTGAGGTAAAGGGGATTCTACCAACGCGGTGCCTTTCTGTACAAGCCGTCATTTCGTCACCTTCTATAGATTCTATAAACTATGTATCCTGTTCATTGGCACTTCAGCTTCCAACTCGTTGAGGTACCCGTTTCTGTTCCAGATTAAGTATATCGGAAGCAAAGACTGATAGTGGTTTAAGGTCCCAGCTGTACATCAGCCGCACGGACCGCCAGGACTCCGGCGTGTACAAGTGCCAGGCGGTCAACGCGTATGGCCACAGCGACCATTATATTTACCTCTCCGTCCAAGGTAAGAGTATTTCTGTAGAGTTTTGAGCCGTTATATGGAGGCACCGCTTTCCTAGAAAACCGTAGCATGACTATTACTTGTTACGAAAGAAATTATTGATTCTCAATATGAATCTTTCTTCAAATCTTGTCAGAAAAACCCGAAACTCCTCAATCTCTGTCCGTGACGGAGATCCAGTCCCGCGCAGTGCGCCTGTCGTGGAGCCTGCGCTTCGACGGCAACTCCCCACTGCTGGGCTACACGCTGCAGTACACCGCGCTGTCGGCTCAGGGCGCCATCCGCGTCTCGCACTGGGACGGCGCCACTACCATCAATGTGTCGCTGCATGGAACCCATCCTCATTCACATGTCACGTAAGTCGTATTTGACTTCTTTTTCTTACTTCTTGTTCCTCTCATCCTTGTTCCGTTTCAATGTGAGGGGGTGCCAAAATAAGCACCAGGCCTGACTATTCTGGGTAGTCAATAGTGAAATGTTACGGGCTTTTATGTTTTTCTGGGTATTTTACCACCAAGTCCAAGGGACTTTTTAACAAATTGAAGTTTTCCGTCAGTTTAAATGTTCAGGCAATGATAATCAATGATTCAACATTACctagatttgaaattaaatCGTAACTTAATTTTAAACTGATCAAACTGATCTAGTCTGTTTAATTTGATCCAGTCCTAACACCTAAAGAAGTTTgctaaaatatttagtaaaagtgATTTGGAGTTCATAGCATAAACCATTCCTTTTACTATAACGTTTCAGGCTCACAAAGAAGGGCGATATCCACTATGAAGCCCTCCTAAGCAACCTCCGACCACACACAGCCTACATGATCCGCATCGCTGCCGTCAATCAGATAGACCACAGCGCTTTCACTGAGGCAGTGGTCGTCAAGACACAAGAAGAAGGTAAAACATTCAGAAAACTAGCAAAGTGATAACAATCAAAGATAAATAAGCTAGAGGATTTATTCCACTGGCCAAGTGCTGGATTGTCAGACCCCACACACATTCGAGGacattatggtgaactctcTGGCCTTATGGTGTTttgcttcaccgttaaagcaagtgatttcgCGTTGTTCTATAGTTTTAACGCCAAGCATTACTACTTCCAGCGCCATCAGAAGCTCCAAGCGGTGTATCAGTatcggcgggcgcggcgggggAACTGCACGTGTCGTGGCGAGCGCCTCCACGGGACGCGTGGCACGGCGAGCTGCTGGGGTACTCCGTGTCCTGCGCTGAGCTGGGCCCTGATGCCATCGCATTGCCTAACTCAACCAGGTTAGCTTCATTCACAACTGGTCGTAAAGCCAAACTATTTGAACGAGTCCATCTTTCTATCAGAACAATGTCCTAATGttcaaattaaaatcaaatatcGGTCATTTTGGTAAAATAAGATTAGTTAAGTACATTCAGGTATCAAAATGTTTAGTCCAACTGTTTATTTTTGTCAAGTTAAACTCGCTTTTACCTTCTCTTGCTTTGACATTTTTAAGCGAGGGTAGTGAGGAATGTTTTCCCGTAGTTAAACTATCTTTTACAAACAGCGTTCTAGACGATACTTGTTGAGgagatacataatatatctgctcataggtaggtactgttcgGTAATACTGCAGGGAATCGCTAGCTTGACTGAAGAACCAATCACATGACAGAACAGACACCTCCACCTTCACGACTTACTTTGTACCACCAAACAGATCTATAAATCGTccacaggtaggtacaataagaTTTGTTGATAACGCCAAGTAAAAATCTACTGTTTATTAATTTCAGAACTCTCACAGTGAACGGTTGGTCAGCCACCGAGTTGACATTGTCAGCGTTGAAGAAGTTTACGCGATACGAGGTGCGCGTGAGAGCCTTCAACGGCGTCGCAGCCGGGCCGCCTTCCGCTCCTGTCACTGCCACTACTTTGGAAGGAGGTGAGAAAAATCATCAGAATTACTACCTCAGAGCACACAAGCAAACAACACAATTTTCatgataacattttttttctttggcgGAGAAAAATCAATATCAGAGTGTGTCAGACTCACACGACTAAAATAAAGTCCATGTAGTCAGCACATAACCATATCAAATTACTTCGTGCTGACTTTCTAGTTGTCCcgttgttttttatattttcctgTCTCCTCTCCTCTCTTCATTATGGCCGTCAAGGTATAATCATACCAGTGCCtctcattttttattttgaagttgTAGGCAACCGTAGTGTTATCTTCTGCCCCATATTGTTGTCTTGCTGGATACCTAAACGCAGTAAGACAGCAAGGGTAGCAGCGGCAAGGGGTACATGAACATTTATTTCATGCTGATGATTTTTGTCTTCAGTTCCAGAAGCAGCCCCAACAAGAGTAGCATGCTCGGCGTTATCATCAACGAGTATCAAAGTGTCGTGGGCTCCTCCGCCGCCCGCCTTCCGCAACGGCATCATACAGGGCTACAAAGTTATCTACGCACCTCTGTCTACTAGCCATGGTAACTATACCTCTTTCTGGTTTCCTGGTTTTTGACATGCTTTTGAAAAACTAGATTAGCCTCACCCAAAGCTGGCCCTGAGCTCTGGCCTTGAAGGAAGAAGCCTCTCCCTCCATGTAGAGCagtatttctaaaaaaaaaggaaGAACTCAGCCTTCGGATATCTAGGCCGGTGACGTCAGTGCAGATCTGCCCGCGAAGGTCTTGAGCCGGCAGAACGCTGCGCTATCATTTCTTTTATAGCTGTCGATATGCCCTAGGGTTGGCAGTAACAGTGTATAATCTGAATATGTTGGCTTCCAGCGGAGGGCGCAGAAATAAAGCGCGTGTCGACAACGGAGACGTACCTGCACACGCTGCACAAGTACAGCAACTACTCGCTGCAAGTGGTGGCCTACACCGCCGCGGGCGACGGCAAGCGCAGCGCGCCCACTTACTGCATGACTGAGGAAGATGGTAGGTGCCATTTTATACGGGGATTTAATCCAGAACATAGCCTGCTTCGTAGATTAACAACAGTTATTGTCGTTGAACTGACAGATGTTCCCTGCTGGAAGTTCTCCTGTCACTTACCTTACTAGGCTCTGGCCCTGAAGGTACGAACCCCTTTCCCCCCAGTTTTCCCAAAAAAAAGTTATTGATTCTCTGAAATTATTTAATTCCAAGAAGAAAATCGCTTTTGCTTCACTGACCACTATTGAATAATTCTTGTTTTCAGTGCCATCAGCTCCAGAAAAGATAAAAGCGTTGCCGTATTCGAGTGACTCGGTGCTTGTGAGCTGGTTACCGCCCGTACATCCCAACGGTGTCATATCGCACTACACTGTGTACTATCGGGAGGCGGGACGGTGAGTCGCCAACTGTTTTTGCTCTTATTTTTCTACAGTTAAAGTTTTATGTTCGGTGATAAGAACTAAATTTCCGAGAGCGGATTCGCTGACAAAAGCTCAACGAGTTTATCAGATTACCGATAAATGAATGATCTATGAATTTGCCTTACTCTAGGTCAGTCAGAAAGTA
This genomic stretch from Maniola jurtina chromosome 2, ilManJurt1.1, whole genome shotgun sequence harbors:
- the LOC123877878 gene encoding uncharacterized protein LOC123877878 → MAPTTRRAAVMEEQEKLRTALRELKLLKQLNEQLLKEQEDSEVELRAIIAKNTQLKAELADLNKVHTLVLEERDQLQDAVGSFNQCIQTYDEALSKISMLENELSRAQKTIDDLQSQLQSYEAKDTNNLYDELLTSSSIAPVVTIDLTCDSPCASDTNPLREDNLVNLNSHNKIKKYIKLNKIIRKTQRLTKCHKTYTRNISSLQKERSQLVNKLDACCISLTELQNKYDVDVQTLNDEISKLTQSLHKVTDLYELSQKQVHEQILAADQLLTLSNYNMARFESLTNRYDCSPNVPIICQNSPTVLPVKADTCPGQCSIDVRVPSSDNMNPSTKPIKQTVIISDSLGRGLGSMMSYYLKHSVINRCSPGATFYHLINNLNEKSLDSNTNVILLFGDSLQVKKQQIVKCIQKLLILHEKTKCKFVLCAFPYSGTFNKQQNENIHTLNLKMYNLTKYYSEAISYFDINSFTNKFRLTGDSMHLPKRCKMHIASLLAYNLNDSVTSVVTKSLDSFTNRTSSTNFFCIDSSTSSTNISIIDSSNGLCTIRNPIACLN